From Camelina sativa cultivar DH55 chromosome 7, Cs, whole genome shotgun sequence, one genomic window encodes:
- the LOC104699560 gene encoding ribosome-recycling factor, chloroplastic-like produces MAASFSSTAPTTPALRFRASYSKSLLSLPDSCLRIIASARSPSARLIACSLRTGKLGLGAGVHLSGGPVVKRSLQKRLVIRSATIEEIEAEKSAIENDVKSKMEKTIDTLRTSFNSIRTGRSNAAMLDKIEVEYYGSPVSLKSIAQISTPDGSSLLLQPYDKSSLKAIEKAIVNSDLGVSPNNDGDVIRLSLPPLTSERRKELAKVVAKQSEEGKVALRNIRRDALKSYDKLEKEKKLSEDNVKDLSSDLQKLIDIYMKKIEELCKQKEKELMKV; encoded by the exons ATGGCGGCTTCATTCTCTTCCACTGCTCCCACGACACCGGCCCTTCGGTTCAGAGCGAGTTACTCCAagtctctcctctctctcccaG ATTCGTGTTTGAGGATAATCGCTTCAGCGAGATCTCCCTCCGCACGCTTAATTGCGTGTTCGTTAAGGACCGGCAAGCTTGGGCTCGGTGCGGGCGTCCATCTCTCCGGTGGCCCCGTTGTCAAGCGGTCTCTACAGAAGAG ATTGGTGATAAGGTCTGCAACTATTGAAGAAATAGAAGCCGAGAAGTCTGCAATTGAGAATGATGTT AAATCAAAGATGGAGAAGACCATTGACACGCTTCGTACCAGTTTCAATTCCATAAGGACAGGGAGATCCAATGCAGCTATGCTAGACAAGATTGAG GTGGAATACTACGGAAGTCCAGTAAGTCTGAAAAGCATTGCCCAAATCAGTACCCCCGATGGAAGTTCTCTTTTGCTACAGCCTTATGACAAGTCCAG CTTGAAGGCTATAGAGAAGGCCATCGTCAACTCTGATCTTGGAGTGAGTCCTAATAACGATGGAGATGTGATTCGATTGTCCTTGCCTCCCCTCACATCTGAGAGAAGAAAG GAACTAGCAAAGGTTGTTGCAAAACAGTCTGAAGAAGGAAAG GTTGCACTGAGGAACATAAGGAGAGATGCCTTGAAATCTTATGATAAGCTCGAGAAG GAGAAGAAGCTCTCAGAAGACAACGTGAAGGATTTGTCAAGTGATTTGCAG AAACTAATTGATATATACATGAAGAAGATAGAGGAGCTGTGCAAACAGAAAGAGAAG GAATTGATGAAGGTTTGA
- the LOC104699559 gene encoding mavicyanin-like: MVFSRVNVWSVIVLIILMGMLGESVASVHKVGGSAGWTILGKVDYNKWTSSDTFTAGDSLLFVYNSQFHNVKQVSRRDFLSCNATSDMATYTSGSDTVALTKPGHFYFLCGFPGHCQAGQRLHVLVGAAIGSPSLSPTSTPVPSPSTGSSPSPARASEDSAQNGGFSASVSTALTSAMSGVVVFLVALL; this comes from the exons ATGGTGTTTTCTCGGGTAAACGTGTGGTCAGTGATAGTGTTGATAATACTGATGGGTATGTTGGGAGAGTCTGTAGCCTCGGTCCACAAAGTGGGTGGCTCCGCCGGATGGACGATTCTCGGCAAAGTCGACTACAATAAATGGACTTCATCCGACACTTTCACCGCCGGAGATTCTCTCT TATTTGTATACAATAGCCAGTTTCACAACGTCAAGCAAGTGAGCCGCCGTGACTTCCTTTCCTGTAACGCCACGTCAGACATGGCCACCTACACTTCGGGATCCGACACGGTGGCTCTTACAAAACCAGGCCACTTCTATTTCCTCTGCGGCTTTCCTGGCCACTGCCAAGCCGGTCAGAGGCTCCATGTCCTAGTGGGCGCCGCCATAGGCAGTCCCAGCCTCAGCCCAACTTCTACCCCTGTTCCGTCACCTTCCACCGGGTCATCTCCATCTCCGGCTAGGGCTTCCGAGGATTCCGCTCAAAACGGTGGCTTTTCAGCGTCAGTGTCAACGGCTTTGACTTCAGCTATGAGTGGTGTTGTCGTGTTTTTGGTGGCATTGCTCTAA